One window of the Xiphophorus hellerii strain 12219 chromosome 15, Xiphophorus_hellerii-4.1, whole genome shotgun sequence genome contains the following:
- the LOC116733951 gene encoding bifunctional protein GlmU-like isoform X2, whose amino-acid sequence MAAGSALRVHAVRFGPGQELLGSLQAFVEERRLRAPFVITCVGSVTRATLRLANATATNTNEVLQLSGRYEIVSLVGTLNSDAHLHISLADAQGATVGGHVLGGLEVFTTAEVVVGDAVDLHFSREPDPRTGFPELVVLTRSEVERAA is encoded by the exons ATG GCGGCCGGGTCGGCGCTGCGGGTCCATGCGGTCCGGTTCGGTCCGGGTCAGGAACTGCTGGGATCGCTGCAGGCGTTTGTGGAAGAGCGACGACTCAGAGCGCCCTTCGTCATCACCTGTGTGGGCAGCGTTACCAGGGCAACGCTCAGGCTAGCAAACGCCACGGCAACAAATACTAACGAG GTCCTGCAGCTCAGCGGTCGCTATGAGATCGTCTCTCTGGTCGGGACGCTCAACAGCGACGCCCACCTCCACATCAGCCTGGCGGACGCCCAGGGCGCCACAGTGGGCGGCCATGTTCTGGGCGGCCTGGAGGTGTTCACCACCGCTGAGGTCGTCGTGGGCGACGCCGTCGACCTGCATTTCAGCAGGGAGCCCGACCCGAGGACGGGCTTCCCCGAGCTGGTGGTTCTGACCCGATCAGAGGTTGAGAGAGCCGCCTGA
- the LOC116733951 gene encoding bifunctional protein GlmU-like isoform X1, with product MINFLLQLQAAGSALRVHAVRFGPGQELLGSLQAFVEERRLRAPFVITCVGSVTRATLRLANATATNTNEVLQLSGRYEIVSLVGTLNSDAHLHISLADAQGATVGGHVLGGLEVFTTAEVVVGDAVDLHFSREPDPRTGFPELVVLTRSEVERAA from the exons ATGATAAATTTTCTACTTCAGCTGCAG GCGGCCGGGTCGGCGCTGCGGGTCCATGCGGTCCGGTTCGGTCCGGGTCAGGAACTGCTGGGATCGCTGCAGGCGTTTGTGGAAGAGCGACGACTCAGAGCGCCCTTCGTCATCACCTGTGTGGGCAGCGTTACCAGGGCAACGCTCAGGCTAGCAAACGCCACGGCAACAAATACTAACGAG GTCCTGCAGCTCAGCGGTCGCTATGAGATCGTCTCTCTGGTCGGGACGCTCAACAGCGACGCCCACCTCCACATCAGCCTGGCGGACGCCCAGGGCGCCACAGTGGGCGGCCATGTTCTGGGCGGCCTGGAGGTGTTCACCACCGCTGAGGTCGTCGTGGGCGACGCCGTCGACCTGCATTTCAGCAGGGAGCCCGACCCGAGGACGGGCTTCCCCGAGCTGGTGGTTCTGACCCGATCAGAGGTTGAGAGAGCCGCCTGA